Genomic DNA from Diachasmimorpha longicaudata isolate KC_UGA_2023 unplaced genomic scaffold, iyDiaLong2 ctg00000372.1, whole genome shotgun sequence:
cattaaatgaataataacaattattaataaaataaaaggtaataaaaaatgtaaagtaTAAAATCGATTTAAAGTAGCATTATTAATAGAAAACCCACCTCATAATCATTCTACAAATATTGAACCAACATAGGGTAATGCTGATATTAAATTTGTAATAACAGTAGCCCCTCAAAATGATATTTGACCTCAAGGTAATACATACCCTAAAAAAGCAGTTcctattataattaataaaattaaaacccCTACTATTCAtgtttttacaaatttatatGAACCATAATATAACCCACGCCCAATATGTATATaaacacaaataaaaaaaaatgatgcccCATTAATATGAATTAAACGTATTAACCACCCATTATTTACATCTTGAATAATATgaataattctaaaaaatgaatattcaatatgTGCAGTAT
This window encodes:
- the LOC135172502 gene encoding LOW QUALITY PROTEIN: cytochrome b-like (The sequence of the model RefSeq protein was modified relative to this genomic sequence to represent the inferred CDS: substituted 7 bases at 7 genomic stop codons): MNKSILKSNKILEILDNSLIKLPSPVNIRLXXNFGSLLGLCLLIQIISGLFLSIHYTAHIEYSFFRIIHIIQDVNNGWLIRLIHINGASFFFICVYIHIGRGLYYGSYKFVKTXIVGVLILLIIIGTAFLGYVLPXGQISFXGATVITNLISALPYVGSIFVEXLXGGFSINNATLNRFYTLHFLLPFILLIIVIIHLMFLHETGSNNPLGVSRDNYKIIFHRYYTYKDLLGFIYFIIFFIFIIYEIPYFLGDPENFIIANSLVTPVHIQPE